One genomic segment of Desulfocapsa sulfexigens DSM 10523 includes these proteins:
- the purL gene encoding phosphoribosylformylglycinamidine synthase translates to MSSIVSQLYRKTSENREYCFNVESSRPLTPEEQSRLRLILADGFLENSVTTDPLLAGDRVVEMGPRLNFATAWSSNMVSICKATGLECVSRVERSRRYLVDSSQDLQEFVRDNHDRMTECPYPEALSTFETGIQPEAVYDVDMKGGGPDALLDIPGISMDERDRNFYYDYFVNKHDRNPTIVEIMDLNNANSEHSRHGFFRGRQVIDGEEQKENLFELVIETLKQNPKGSLVAFKDNSSVVSGHDIHTIMPETPGVPCALKESDVTYHVLLTAETHNFPTGVAPFPGAETGTGGRIRDVQGTGKGGFVIAGTTGYCVANLHIPGYTLPWENSYQCPENLASALDIEIEASNGASDYGNKFGEPMIQGFTRSFDLRLENGERWGFLKPIMFTGGIGQIDARHTEKDKELKGMKIVQVGGPAYRVGFGGGAASSMLQGENASELDFNAVQRGDAEMEQKMNRVIRACNEMGDKTIIDVIHDQGAGGPANVLKELVEHSGGYIEIRKMRVGDPTMSVLEIYVAEYQERNGFLISPENIDRFQAICEREKVGCEVLGEVTGDLQFVVHDELDGSTPVDIDLSELLGDIPVKTFEDSRSRPQLKPLDLPGDLTVGAALHDVLRLVSVGSKRFLTNKVDRAVTGLIARQQCCGPLQLTVSDVAVVAQSHFSLSGGATAIGEQPIKMLVDPAKGARMAVGESLTNLVWAKIDDLEQVKCSANWMWAPKLPGEGAALYDAAKGMCDAMIAVGMAVDGGKDSLSMATMVGDETVKSPRELVISAYAAMSDITAVVTPDLKRAGASSLLFIDLGNGKNRLGGSALAQTRSLLGNDCPDMEDPAAVKNAFLAVQDAIGKGLLTAGHDRSDGGLVTTVLEMAFSGNCGLDIDLQSTDSPLATLFSEELGLVLECGDETLNDLQQVLAGYDVDSVVLGRSVKEKQITIRINGEIVLDEDMRKLRENWEETSYQLERLQIVPDCADQEKKNCYDRKGPAYHLSFTPEPAPAELLAKTDKPKVAILRDEGSNSDREMSSAFYAAGFEPWDITMSDLLAGRITLDGFRGIAAVGGFSYADVPESAKGWAATIRFNDTLKKMFREFYERPDTFSLGICNGCQLFGLLGLVPWQDIEAEKQPRFIHNLSGRFESRWSTVKVEKSPALMLKGMEGLVFGIHVDHGEGHLTFPDSAVKERVLAENLAPICYVDDDGNATESYPFNPNGSPGGLAGLCSPDGRHLAMMPHPERVFLAWQAHYLPEDMKGLKVTPWMQMFRNAYEWCQN, encoded by the coding sequence ATGTCATCCATTGTCAGCCAGTTATATCGTAAGACCAGCGAGAACAGAGAGTACTGTTTTAATGTTGAATCCAGTCGTCCTCTGACCCCGGAGGAACAGAGTCGTCTGCGATTGATTCTGGCCGATGGTTTTCTGGAAAATTCAGTCACGACGGATCCTCTGCTTGCGGGGGACAGGGTGGTGGAGATGGGTCCAAGGCTCAATTTTGCCACGGCCTGGTCTTCTAATATGGTCTCGATCTGTAAGGCCACCGGACTTGAATGTGTGTCGAGGGTCGAGCGTTCCCGCAGATATCTGGTGGACAGTTCGCAGGATCTTCAGGAATTTGTACGGGACAATCATGATCGGATGACAGAGTGCCCCTATCCGGAAGCTCTTTCCACCTTCGAGACAGGGATTCAGCCGGAAGCTGTCTATGATGTCGATATGAAGGGAGGTGGTCCTGACGCCCTTCTTGATATTCCGGGTATTTCCATGGACGAGCGGGACCGGAATTTTTATTACGATTATTTTGTGAACAAGCATGACCGTAATCCCACCATTGTAGAGATTATGGATCTGAATAATGCCAACTCCGAGCATTCACGGCACGGTTTTTTCCGCGGCCGTCAGGTGATTGATGGTGAGGAACAGAAAGAAAACCTCTTTGAGCTGGTTATTGAAACATTAAAGCAGAACCCCAAGGGCAGTCTGGTTGCTTTCAAGGATAATTCAAGTGTGGTCTCGGGACATGATATCCATACCATTATGCCAGAGACCCCCGGTGTTCCCTGTGCCTTAAAGGAAAGTGATGTGACATACCATGTGTTGCTGACCGCCGAGACCCACAACTTTCCTACGGGTGTTGCACCATTTCCCGGAGCTGAAACAGGAACGGGTGGCCGTATTCGTGACGTCCAGGGAACGGGAAAAGGTGGTTTTGTCATTGCCGGAACCACCGGCTACTGTGTGGCAAACCTTCATATCCCCGGTTACACCCTTCCATGGGAAAACAGCTACCAGTGTCCTGAGAATCTGGCATCGGCGCTGGATATTGAAATAGAGGCGAGTAATGGTGCCTCCGATTACGGGAATAAATTTGGTGAACCCATGATTCAGGGGTTTACCCGTTCCTTTGATCTGCGCCTTGAAAATGGCGAACGTTGGGGATTTTTAAAACCCATTATGTTCACCGGTGGTATCGGCCAGATTGATGCCCGGCACACGGAAAAGGATAAGGAACTGAAGGGTATGAAGATCGTTCAGGTGGGCGGTCCAGCCTACCGGGTCGGTTTTGGCGGCGGCGCTGCCTCGTCCATGCTCCAGGGCGAAAATGCCTCTGAGCTTGATTTTAATGCCGTGCAGCGCGGTGATGCTGAGATGGAACAGAAGATGAACCGTGTCATCCGTGCCTGTAACGAGATGGGTGATAAAACCATTATCGATGTTATCCATGATCAGGGCGCTGGCGGGCCTGCCAATGTGTTGAAAGAGCTTGTTGAGCATTCCGGCGGCTATATCGAGATCCGCAAAATGCGGGTGGGTGATCCCACCATGTCGGTACTGGAAATCTATGTGGCGGAGTATCAGGAACGAAACGGTTTTTTGATCAGTCCTGAGAATATTGACCGGTTTCAGGCAATATGTGAACGGGAAAAGGTGGGCTGTGAGGTGCTTGGTGAAGTGACCGGCGACCTGCAGTTTGTGGTTCATGATGAGCTTGATGGTTCTACTCCTGTGGATATAGACCTTTCGGAACTGCTTGGTGATATCCCGGTCAAGACCTTTGAGGACAGTCGTTCCCGGCCACAGTTGAAGCCTTTGGATCTGCCCGGTGATTTGACCGTAGGTGCTGCACTGCACGATGTACTGCGCCTGGTTTCCGTCGGCTCCAAACGCTTTCTGACCAATAAGGTTGACAGGGCTGTTACCGGGCTTATTGCCAGGCAGCAGTGCTGCGGGCCGCTGCAGCTTACGGTGAGTGATGTGGCAGTGGTTGCCCAGTCTCATTTCAGTTTGAGTGGTGGCGCCACAGCCATCGGGGAGCAGCCCATCAAGATGCTGGTCGATCCTGCAAAGGGTGCCCGGATGGCCGTTGGGGAATCTCTTACCAACCTTGTCTGGGCAAAGATTGATGATCTGGAACAGGTAAAGTGTTCGGCCAACTGGATGTGGGCTCCGAAACTGCCGGGAGAAGGAGCTGCACTCTATGATGCCGCCAAGGGTATGTGTGATGCCATGATAGCCGTGGGTATGGCTGTGGACGGTGGCAAGGACAGCCTTTCAATGGCTACAATGGTCGGGGATGAGACTGTTAAATCGCCCCGGGAACTTGTGATTTCTGCCTATGCGGCCATGAGCGATATTACCGCCGTTGTGACACCGGATCTTAAACGGGCCGGTGCCTCGTCACTGCTCTTTATCGATCTTGGCAATGGGAAAAACAGGCTGGGTGGTTCGGCTCTGGCCCAGACCAGGTCACTTCTCGGGAATGATTGCCCCGATATGGAAGATCCAGCTGCTGTGAAAAATGCATTTCTTGCAGTGCAGGATGCAATTGGGAAAGGTCTGCTTACGGCAGGACACGACAGGAGTGATGGTGGTCTGGTGACAACTGTTCTTGAAATGGCTTTCTCTGGAAACTGTGGTCTGGATATTGATCTGCAATCAACTGATTCTCCTCTGGCAACCCTGTTCTCCGAAGAATTGGGGCTGGTCCTCGAATGTGGTGATGAGACGCTGAACGATCTGCAACAGGTCCTTGCCGGGTATGATGTCGATTCCGTTGTTCTTGGACGGAGCGTCAAGGAGAAGCAGATTACGATCCGTATAAACGGAGAAATTGTTCTCGATGAAGATATGCGCAAGCTTCGGGAAAACTGGGAAGAGACAAGCTATCAGCTTGAACGCCTCCAGATTGTACCGGACTGTGCAGATCAGGAGAAGAAAAATTGTTACGATCGTAAGGGACCTGCCTATCATCTGAGCTTTACGCCCGAGCCTGCACCGGCCGAGCTTCTAGCAAAAACGGACAAACCAAAAGTTGCCATCCTGCGTGACGAGGGTTCCAACTCCGATCGTGAAATGAGTTCGGCGTTTTACGCTGCAGGTTTTGAGCCCTGGGACATCACCATGAGTGATCTTCTTGCGGGCCGGATAACTCTGGATGGTTTCAGGGGTATTGCTGCAGTGGGCGGCTTTTCCTATGCCGATGTGCCGGAATCAGCCAAGGGCTGGGCTGCCACCATTCGTTTTAACGATACTCTGAAAAAGATGTTCCGGGAATTCTACGAGCGTCCTGATACCTTCAGCCTTGGTATATGCAATGGCTGTCAGCTCTTTGGTCTGCTTGGTCTGGTTCCATGGCAGGATATTGAAGCGGAAAAACAGCCCCGTTTTATCCATAATCTCTCGGGCCGTTTTGAGTCTCGCTGGTCTACGGTAAAGGTTGAAAAAAGTCCTGCACTTATGTTGAAAGGTATGGAAGGGCTGGTCTTTGGTATTCATGTGGATCATGGAGAAGGGCATCTTACATTTCCAGATTCGGCAGTAAAAGAGCGGGTTCTTGCAGAAAATCTGGCCCCCATTTGCTATGTGGATGATGATGGAAACGCCACTGAATCCTATCCTTTTAATCCAAACGGCTCGCCAGGTGGACTGGCTGGTCTTTGTTCACCAGATGGCCGTCATCTCGCCATGATGCCTCATCCGGAACGTGTTTTCCTGGCCTGGCAGGCACATTATCTTCCCGAAGATATGAAGGGGTTGAAGGTGACTCCCTGGATGCAGATGTTCCGCAATGCTTACGAGTGGTGCCAAAACTAG
- a CDS encoding DUF808 domain-containing protein, protein MATGFFAVFDDIATLLDDAAAMTKIATKKTAGILGDDLAVNAEKASGFVASREIPVLWAIAKGSFLNKLMILPFAFLLSAFLPWSIVPILMIGGIYLAFEGAEKIYEYFFPHSHKKTTEIQQNLTREQILSIEKKKIKSAIITDFILSIEIIVIALGTVVDKSIPVQIVAVSIVAMLATVGVYGVVALIVRLDDVGFKLIEIAGDSQKLLSKAGELLVQALPIVIRTLTVVGTLAMLLVAGGIFMHNVHQIHDALHTLPSILGELLTGAVVGVMALLVEKSFMRIFRPRLI, encoded by the coding sequence ATGGCAACAGGGTTTTTTGCAGTATTTGATGATATCGCAACGCTTTTAGATGATGCCGCAGCAATGACAAAGATTGCTACGAAGAAAACGGCGGGAATTCTGGGTGACGATCTCGCAGTGAATGCAGAAAAGGCTTCGGGGTTTGTTGCCTCACGCGAGATTCCCGTCTTGTGGGCTATTGCCAAAGGGTCTTTTTTAAACAAACTGATGATCCTGCCTTTTGCGTTTTTATTAAGTGCGTTTTTGCCATGGAGCATTGTACCGATCTTAATGATTGGAGGAATATATCTGGCATTTGAAGGTGCTGAGAAGATATACGAGTATTTTTTTCCACATTCTCACAAGAAGACAACGGAGATACAGCAGAACCTGACCAGAGAACAGATTCTCAGTATAGAAAAAAAGAAGATCAAGTCGGCAATTATTACTGACTTTATACTTTCAATTGAAATCATAGTTATTGCCCTGGGAACCGTGGTGGACAAGAGTATTCCTGTGCAAATTGTGGCAGTGTCAATTGTTGCAATGCTTGCCACCGTTGGTGTATATGGAGTTGTTGCCCTTATCGTCCGCTTGGATGATGTTGGTTTCAAACTTATTGAAATAGCAGGTGACAGTCAAAAATTACTGAGTAAGGCAGGAGAATTACTTGTTCAGGCGTTACCTATAGTTATCCGCACATTGACCGTCGTTGGCACCCTGGCTATGCTTCTCGTTGCCGGTGGTATTTTTATGCACAATGTGCATCAGATTCATGATGCATTACACACTCTTCCCAGCATTTTAGGTGAGTTGCTTACAGGTGCCGTTGTTGGAGTCATGGCACTTCTGGTGGAAAAGAGCTTTATGAGAATTTTTCGCCCGCGCCTCATATAA
- a CDS encoding flavin monoamine oxidase family protein yields the protein MRTVLIFLLLFASSGWRVCAEEAMPKSYDVIIVGGGIAGLTAAYYLDDFDVLLLEMQDQVGGRASSGQYKTISFARGAEYLGKPEEPLEEMIEELGLVLREVPAPADVTYHQGKFYYDELGKARLLINQSNLNTLNRFVGHLTDLYDSYDEIPELTLKGELARLDTISAKQWFTENNYPSIFHELFNVTARGLFGANLDEISALSVLPELAFDFEDFKGIENVSDLAEELSGTSGATEMYTFDNGIAAIPQALARHMADSIQTGTKVTAITKVDEEFKVTCIKDNQKQYILWADAVIIATPAPVALTIGAAVLSKEQQRLLGSVQYAPYSTVALFSNHPIFTKGFNLAIEDDQIFTDIYDSTWVASHFKENSDFTTLSHWVTLVYAPPSSFQDKTVIDLDDHELLARIYTALDMVLPGSSTKVIGHEITRYRYGLPVMVPGSYRRMIDLDKATGEGLFLAGDYLIYPTFEAAAASGQLAAEKVKEWLED from the coding sequence ATGCGTACAGTACTAATTTTTCTTCTTCTTTTTGCATCGAGTGGCTGGCGTGTCTGCGCAGAGGAAGCCATGCCGAAATCCTACGATGTCATCATCGTTGGTGGCGGCATTGCCGGCCTTACCGCCGCGTATTACCTCGATGATTTCGATGTACTACTCCTCGAAATGCAGGATCAGGTTGGGGGTCGCGCTTCTTCCGGCCAATATAAAACAATCTCCTTTGCCCGAGGTGCTGAATATCTTGGCAAGCCGGAAGAGCCTCTGGAAGAAATGATCGAGGAACTCGGTTTGGTTCTGCGTGAAGTACCTGCTCCTGCCGACGTTACGTATCACCAGGGTAAATTTTATTATGATGAGCTTGGCAAGGCCCGTCTGCTGATCAATCAAAGTAACCTCAATACCCTCAATCGTTTTGTCGGTCACCTTACAGATCTCTACGATTCGTATGATGAAATCCCTGAATTGACTTTGAAGGGAGAACTTGCTCGACTTGACACTATTTCTGCAAAGCAGTGGTTTACCGAAAACAATTATCCGTCAATTTTTCACGAATTATTTAATGTCACCGCAAGAGGGCTGTTTGGGGCAAATCTTGATGAAATCTCCGCTCTTTCGGTATTACCAGAATTGGCATTTGATTTTGAGGATTTCAAAGGGATTGAAAACGTCAGTGACCTTGCCGAGGAGCTCTCCGGTACAAGCGGCGCTACAGAAATGTACACCTTTGACAATGGAATAGCGGCAATTCCACAGGCCTTGGCGCGGCACATGGCAGATTCAATACAGACCGGAACAAAGGTTACAGCAATCACAAAAGTTGACGAGGAATTCAAAGTCACCTGCATTAAAGATAATCAAAAGCAGTACATTCTCTGGGCGGATGCAGTCATCATTGCCACCCCGGCGCCCGTGGCACTTACAATAGGAGCAGCTGTGCTCAGCAAGGAACAGCAACGATTGCTTGGTTCTGTGCAGTATGCGCCGTATAGCACCGTGGCACTTTTCAGTAACCATCCGATTTTTACCAAAGGTTTCAATCTGGCAATAGAGGATGACCAGATTTTTACTGACATCTATGACTCTACCTGGGTGGCCAGCCACTTTAAAGAAAATAGTGATTTCACGACGCTTAGCCATTGGGTAACATTGGTCTATGCACCACCTTCTTCCTTTCAGGACAAAACAGTGATCGATTTGGATGACCATGAGCTGCTGGCAAGAATATATACAGCCCTTGACATGGTATTGCCGGGCTCCTCTACCAAAGTTATCGGTCACGAGATAACCAGATATCGTTATGGCCTGCCGGTTATGGTTCCAGGAAGTTATCGGCGGATGATTGATCTTGATAAAGCTACCGGAGAGGGGCTTTTCCTTGCGGGTGACTATCTCATCTATCCCACCTTTGAGGCCGCCGCTGCCTCAGGACAGCTTGCCGCAGAAAAGGTAAAAGAATGGTTGGAGGATTGA
- a CDS encoding sensor domain-containing diguanylate cyclase, whose protein sequence is MTEIEKKVDHRATLRRYGDTTDLSSKINIARLAFLLATLLIVLASASLIFIGRFASKAADTQAVTNQQLLLETALKGKFMLMARDQLSLARWDTSVHRISLRFDEDFIVDEFIDSLWFDFGLDKNLLIGPNNNILADSHEADVSFNTGMLSKESPLYRFVELARNQYFRNRINLSEGYGQQPVPFGKEFEHPIHGFVDLDGNVALIHAMAIVPDEGTFVLPDGNPVVLISAQFIESELVNELNDQLAFLDMQFEREHLSHDSVNQYTIISPNGKALGVFSWQGHLPGRHIWNTVIPVIILLGTILGIVAFIIAWKISRLTVSLAKSERQNLHLAMHDTLSGLGNRLKYNRALTVALEKLPSVPFTLIQCDLDKFKQVNDTLGHGAGDTVIKVVAQRLISVVGEAGLVCRIGGDEFVILLENVTRSAVEDMANMIIEEIGKPVDVGTEGFAQVGVSLGIATAPAHGDTAEKIMAIVDTTMYHAKEEGRNRAIFAQDLEDRTNITLCPTRMPIHSTEKD, encoded by the coding sequence ATGACCGAAATAGAGAAAAAAGTTGACCATAGGGCAACTCTCAGGCGATATGGCGACACAACTGACTTATCGTCAAAAATTAATATTGCCCGTCTTGCCTTTTTGCTTGCTACCCTTCTTATCGTTCTCGCATCTGCCTCTCTGATTTTTATTGGCCGCTTCGCCTCCAAAGCAGCTGACACTCAGGCCGTCACCAATCAGCAGTTGCTACTGGAAACTGCTCTCAAGGGCAAATTTATGCTCATGGCAAGGGATCAACTCAGCCTTGCCCGTTGGGATACATCTGTACACAGAATCAGTCTGCGATTTGACGAAGATTTTATTGTGGACGAATTCATAGACTCACTTTGGTTTGATTTCGGTCTGGATAAAAATCTGCTGATAGGACCGAATAACAACATCCTGGCCGATTCCCATGAGGCAGACGTTTCATTTAATACCGGAATGTTGAGTAAAGAAAGTCCTCTTTACCGCTTTGTTGAACTCGCCCGAAACCAGTATTTCCGGAACCGAATCAACCTATCGGAAGGATATGGTCAGCAACCTGTTCCGTTTGGAAAGGAGTTCGAACATCCCATCCATGGATTTGTCGACCTCGATGGTAATGTGGCACTTATTCATGCCATGGCTATAGTGCCCGACGAAGGCACATTTGTTCTGCCAGATGGGAATCCAGTAGTGCTTATATCTGCACAGTTTATTGAATCAGAATTGGTTAATGAACTTAATGATCAGCTCGCCTTTCTGGATATGCAGTTTGAACGCGAACACCTCAGTCACGATTCAGTTAATCAGTACACCATCATTTCGCCAAACGGCAAAGCGCTCGGTGTTTTTTCCTGGCAAGGCCATCTGCCCGGACGACATATCTGGAACACGGTCATTCCGGTCATTATCCTGCTTGGCACAATTCTCGGCATAGTGGCCTTTATTATTGCCTGGAAAATCAGCAGACTCACAGTTTCTCTTGCAAAAAGTGAAAGACAAAACCTACATCTTGCAATGCATGACACTCTGTCCGGCCTAGGCAACCGCCTGAAATACAATCGCGCCCTGACTGTCGCCCTTGAAAAACTGCCTTCTGTCCCTTTTACCCTTATTCAATGCGATCTCGACAAATTCAAACAAGTCAACGATACCCTGGGTCATGGAGCCGGTGATACAGTAATCAAAGTGGTTGCCCAACGTCTTATTTCTGTCGTTGGGGAAGCTGGATTGGTCTGCCGGATAGGAGGCGATGAATTTGTCATTCTTCTTGAGAATGTCACTCGCTCAGCAGTTGAGGATATGGCAAACATGATTATCGAGGAGATTGGAAAGCCTGTTGATGTCGGAACTGAGGGCTTTGCCCAGGTTGGAGTGAGCCTTGGGATTGCAACTGCACCAGCCCACGGCGATACCGCTGAAAAAATCATGGCTATAGTAGACACAACAATGTATCACGCCAAAGAAGAGGGGCGCAACAGGGCAATATTCGCCCAAGACCTCGAGGATAGAACAAACATAACTCTTTGCCCTACTCGGATGCCCATCCACTCTACCGAAAAGGATTGA
- a CDS encoding deoxyribonuclease IV encodes MPLLGAHESVAGGVHLAFDRIRAVGGSALQIFTRNQRQWTPKPVTEEEQQLFAAAWEECPDMPVASHASYLVNLASGKPDLAQKSIIAFSDELKRCEVLNIPLVVMHPGSHGGDGVDTGIARFIKNLDLAFERADNQVTVLLETTAGQGTGLGSRFEELGAIIEGSKYRNKLGVCMDTCHIFAAGYDIRSPKSYQACMAEFDKFVGIEQIRFFHLNDSKKSLGCNVDRHEHIGQGEIGLDGFRNLLNDPRFADHPMTLETPKGKDLQEDRDNLAVLRGLLSHRDNIQL; translated from the coding sequence ATGCCATTACTTGGAGCCCATGAATCAGTAGCAGGCGGAGTACACCTTGCTTTTGATCGAATACGTGCGGTGGGCGGATCTGCCCTGCAGATCTTCACCCGTAACCAGCGCCAGTGGACCCCCAAGCCGGTGACGGAAGAGGAACAACAACTTTTTGCCGCTGCCTGGGAGGAATGTCCAGACATGCCCGTTGCCTCCCATGCCTCCTACCTGGTGAATCTGGCCTCGGGAAAACCCGATCTTGCCCAAAAATCCATCATAGCCTTTTCAGATGAACTGAAACGCTGCGAGGTACTGAACATCCCTCTGGTTGTTATGCATCCCGGATCCCATGGTGGTGACGGGGTGGATACCGGTATCGCCAGGTTTATAAAAAATCTTGATCTGGCCTTCGAACGTGCCGACAATCAGGTAACGGTCCTCCTGGAAACCACCGCTGGTCAGGGCACAGGCCTGGGGAGTCGTTTTGAAGAATTAGGGGCGATCATCGAAGGCTCGAAATACAGGAACAAACTCGGGGTCTGCATGGATACCTGTCACATATTTGCTGCCGGATATGATATTCGCAGCCCGAAAAGCTACCAGGCATGTATGGCTGAATTTGACAAATTTGTAGGAATAGAACAGATCCGTTTTTTTCATCTCAACGACTCAAAAAAGAGCCTTGGCTGTAACGTGGACCGCCACGAACACATTGGTCAGGGCGAAATTGGCCTCGATGGATTTCGTAACCTTCTAAACGATCCTCGCTTTGCAGACCACCCAATGACACTTGAAACACCGAAGGGAAAAGATCTGCAGGAGGATCGGGACAATCTCGCTGTCTTACGGGGACTTCTTTCCCATAGGGACAATATTCAGCTATAG
- a CDS encoding M48 family metallopeptidase has product MIYNNLLFFLVAIFLFTMTGGTEKPLFPLPASLALFSVLLFLFDRLAKRLYSRVNRNGSGAYFDAEKRLSLLALIFYSAVLFSCDIHYYLSPLDLGGNFPSFVNIGGLAFFFLFLLLMWRHAKPAYQVIFSRSYSTRAFLLYNTKANLPIVLPWIVLSLSYDLLALLPFPGLKTFLHSEAGEYTSFILFLLLILIFFPPLVRRLWGCTPFPQGELLDHLQAFFRKQRFSAKIFIWPLFEGRVITAGVMGIIPGLRYVMITPALLNNLSLNELDAVMAHEIGHIKKKHMLLYLLIISGFSILAGFVLEPFTFFLLSRSSFYTLLELTGLTAENMLTVLMAITVLGLMVLYFRFLFGYFVRNFERQADLHVFKAIGSSDSIISAFEKIAVLSGNIRDLPSWHHFGIGQRVDYLQRCEEDRSWIKRHNRKVLLSLLVYIIVIITAASSQRFIPTETWKQLYEEKYTEFILDQKLIREPDKALWLGIAADLMQHKKMEKKAIAAYDKALTLEPSNPKLLNNLAWLLLTSDDSSLRDPARALDLARLAAVQIPAGYVLDTLATAYWANGFIEKAVATERQAMFADPEEGTYYREQILKFTSRSYESTIMEKDGQ; this is encoded by the coding sequence ATGATATATAACAATCTCCTTTTCTTTCTTGTAGCCATCTTTCTCTTTACCATGACCGGTGGGACTGAGAAGCCTCTCTTTCCACTTCCCGCATCCCTGGCACTCTTCTCTGTCCTGCTCTTCCTCTTTGACCGTTTGGCAAAACGGCTTTACTCAAGAGTGAACCGAAACGGCTCCGGAGCTTACTTTGACGCTGAAAAGCGGCTTTCACTGCTGGCACTGATATTCTACTCTGCTGTTCTTTTTTCCTGTGACATCCACTACTACCTCAGCCCACTCGACCTTGGCGGAAACTTTCCCTCATTTGTTAATATCGGTGGACTGGCTTTCTTTTTCCTCTTTCTGCTACTCATGTGGCGGCATGCAAAACCGGCTTACCAGGTGATATTCAGCCGCAGTTACAGTACCAGAGCATTCCTTCTTTACAATACCAAGGCGAACCTGCCCATTGTCCTGCCCTGGATTGTGCTTTCACTCTCCTATGACCTGCTGGCCCTGCTTCCTTTTCCTGGACTGAAGACCTTTCTCCATTCGGAAGCGGGTGAGTACACTTCTTTTATTCTGTTTCTGCTCCTGATCCTGATCTTCTTTCCCCCTCTGGTCAGGAGGCTCTGGGGTTGCACGCCATTCCCACAGGGAGAATTACTTGACCACCTTCAGGCCTTTTTCAGAAAACAGCGTTTCTCGGCAAAGATCTTTATCTGGCCCCTCTTTGAAGGCAGGGTCATCACCGCCGGAGTCATGGGTATCATTCCTGGTCTCCGCTATGTCATGATTACCCCGGCGCTTCTTAACAACCTTTCTCTCAATGAACTGGACGCCGTAATGGCCCATGAGATAGGCCATATCAAGAAGAAGCATATGCTGCTTTATCTTCTCATTATTTCAGGATTTTCAATACTTGCAGGATTTGTTCTTGAGCCCTTCACCTTCTTCCTTCTTTCCCGAAGCAGCTTCTATACACTGCTTGAGCTCACAGGGCTCACTGCAGAAAACATGCTTACGGTACTTATGGCAATCACCGTTCTCGGGCTAATGGTTCTCTATTTCCGCTTTTTATTCGGCTACTTTGTCAGAAATTTTGAACGTCAGGCTGATCTTCACGTCTTTAAAGCCATTGGCAGCAGTGACTCCATAATCTCAGCCTTTGAAAAGATCGCAGTGCTTTCAGGAAATATCAGAGACCTGCCGAGCTGGCATCATTTTGGAATTGGTCAACGGGTGGATTACCTGCAACGATGTGAGGAGGACAGATCCTGGATCAAACGTCACAACCGTAAAGTTTTACTCAGTCTTCTTGTTTATATCATAGTGATCATAACAGCGGCATCGAGTCAGAGATTTATACCAACCGAGACCTGGAAACAGCTCTACGAAGAAAAATATACGGAATTTATTCTTGATCAGAAACTTATACGGGAACCAGATAAGGCGCTGTGGCTTGGTATCGCAGCTGATCTGATGCAGCATAAAAAAATGGAGAAAAAGGCTATTGCGGCCTACGACAAAGCCCTTACCCTTGAACCATCAAACCCCAAGCTGCTTAACAACCTGGCCTGGCTGCTCTTGACGAGCGATGACTCATCACTCAGAGACCCAGCACGAGCCCTCGACCTGGCCCGCCTTGCGGCTGTACAAATACCCGCCGGATATGTTCTGGACACCCTGGCCACGGCCTACTGGGCAAATGGTTTTATTGAAAAAGCCGTAGCAACGGAGAGGCAGGCAATGTTTGCCGACCCTGAAGAGGGGACATATTATCGGGAACAGATTCTGAAATTCACCAGTAGAAGCTACGAATCAACGATTATGGAAAAGGATGGACAGTAG